Below is a window of Tolypothrix bouteillei VB521301 DNA.
TCTGGAACCAAAAAGATGCTCCTCAATCTCCAGAACTTCGCTTTCTTGAAGCTTATATTTCGAGTGATGAAGGTAATTATACTTCTATAATTGATTGTCGTAAAGGCTTTTTTATAAATTTGAAATATGAAGTCATAAAGCCTTTAAATGGTTTAAGAATTGGCTTTTTTATGCAGAACTCAGAAGGATTACCTATTTGTGGTTCTAACGATCCCACAGCTTGGTTAAAGTTAGAAAAAAGCCCAGGTACTTACGTAAGTCGGTGTTTTTTCCCTGGTTATACCTTAAATAGCGGTAAGTATTCAATTTATTTTGGAGCTGATGTGCCACCCTACTCTACTTCTCTCATAACAACTCCCTATTGCATAAGTTTTTCTATTGAAGATGTTGAAGGACATGGTCCTCTCAATGAAAAACTTCCAGGAATTATAAGACCTAAATTGAACTGGCGTGTAGAACAACTCCTTAAAGCGGAAGTATAAATATTTTCAGGATTTTTAAGTTTAAAAATAACCTTAAAAATTCTGTAGAAAATAATTTTTTTTAGTCCTGAAAATTTCAATTCAAAAATTAGATTTTGTCATTTTTAGCTATTCTCTACAACGGATTAACTATTTTCAAATTACTAAGTAGCTATGTCTCTCTCAACTCCAGTCGTTTTCATAATTTTTAATCGTCCCGACCTGACAGATATTGTATTTAAAAAAATTGCTGAAGCTCAACCGAAAAAGCTTTTAGTTATTGCAGATGGTCCCCGCTCTCCTGAAGAAGCTGAAAAATGTAGTAAAACCAGAGAAATTATTCAAAAAATAGATTGGGATTGTGATGTTTTAACTAATTTCTCAGACAAGAATTTAGGATGCAGAGAGCGAATAGTAAGTGGATTAAACTGGGTATTCTCGCTTGTTGAAGAAGCAATTATTTTAGAAGATGACTGTCTTCCGGCACCTTCTTTCTTTACTTTTTGTCAGGATTTACTTGAATACTATCGACATGACAAAAGAATAATGATGATTAGTGGAGATAATTTTCAACTAGGACAAAGTAGAACTAACTATAGCTATTACTTTTCAAAATATGCTCATATATGGGGTTGGGCAACTTGGAGAAGAGCTTGGCATTACTACGATGCTAATATGGAAACATGGCCGGAGTCTAGGGAAGCAATAAGCGCTCTAATAGAAGATAACTATGAAAAAAAGTTTTGGATCGACATATTTGAGCATGTATTTAATCGTAGGCAAGATTGGGATTGGCAATGGGCTTATGCCTGTTTAACCCAAAATGGTCTGTCAGTGATGCCTAACGTAAACCTAATATCAAATCTTGGTTTTAGAGAGGATGCAACACAAGCTCTTCATAAAAGTCCTTGGGCAAAACTACCAGTAGATGATATTTGGACAATAAAGCATCCACCTAACGTGATTAGAAATGTCACTGCTGACAAATACACATTTGATTATCACTATGAAGGTAATGATATGAGAAAACGCGATACTATTCAATGGAAGATTTATAATTATTTTGCGATCCTTTTAGAAAAAATTAAAAGAAAATTTTTTAACGTTATGTCTAAAATTTATGTCGGAAAATTAGGATATTAATTTCATTAGCCGTTATTGGAGTCAGTATAAAATGAATAATCTTTATACAATTGAAAATGCAGAAAAATTTAATTGGTCTTCTGTTAGCGGTCAATTAAATCCAGAACGCGTGTCTCATCTGGACAAGTATTTAATAGGTAAAAAGATTTTAGATGCTGGTTGTGGTGGAGGTGCATATGTAGAATTTTTGTCTCAAAAGAATTTAGAAGTAACAGGTGTTGATAAATATGAGCATTTTTTGCAGGTAGCACGACAAAAAGGAAAATTAGGTACTTACATTCAAGCTGATATCACTAATCTTCCTTTCCCTGACAAAGTGTTTGATTGTACCTACTGCTATGATGTTTTAGAACATATAGATGACCAAGCTGCTATAAAAGAATTGATTAGAGTAACTTCTAAAAGACTGATTGTTGCAGTACCACAAGAAGATGAAATAATGAAAAAGTTTAACTTAACATTCTTGCACTATCAAGATAAAACTCACTTAAGAAACTACACAGAAAATTCATTAAAAATCTTTTTTAAGTAATGGTTGTACAAAGATAAATATTTTTCAGAACTGTTTGTTCCAACTCAAGGACTTGTTAACGAGATGATATTAAAACCAAATACAACTCATTTGAGGCATTTGTATAAAAATAATTTATAAAATACTTCTTACTATACTAGAAAAAGTTTCATATAGAAAAATACCTACTGGCTTGGTAGCTGTTGTCGATCTGTAATTGTTAATAACTTATGAAAGTTTTATACAACATAACTCTGCTGGGTGCAGGGTATTACTATCCTCTCTCTCGCACGGGAATTTTTAGAGTTATTGAGAATCTAGCTTATGGTCTAAAAAATTCAAATGAGTGCGATTTAATTTTCTGCTCCCAAGGGTCTCCTCAGATATTATTCGATGTTCTCGACTACTTACAATCGAATTCAGAACTAGCAGGAGTACCAATAGGTTACCAGAGCAAAGATTTGAAATTTAGGCGATTGTTACAAAATGTTTATCATCCACTCAATCAAAAGCTGGACAATCTTCCACTGACACAAAAATTATTGCCTGATATATTAGTGCTTAGGACGATCAGAAAAGTTTTGACTTATGTAACGCAAACTGCAAACTCTTTGTATAAACCAATCTCATGGCATAACCTTGCTGAAGCAGATATATATCATTCACCTTATGAGCCAATTCCAGATGACATAAGAAAAGCAGCAACTCCCATACAGAAGTTTCTGACAGTACACGACCTGATTCCAATTATACATCCGGAATTTTTTGACTTACAGGATAACGATACAGTTGAAAGAGCTATATCAAGTTTAGATCCTGAGTCTTGGGTATTATGTGTTTCTCAATCGACTAAAGATGACTTATGCAATTACTCAAGCATTATCGATCCTTCTAGAGTTTTTGTCACACATCTAGCAGCATCAAAACTTTTCTATCCCTGCTTGGATTCCCAACACATTAAAGCCACTTGCAGTAAATATAACATACCAAACGCACCCTATATACTCAGTTTAAGTACCTTGGAACCCCGGAAAAATATTGACCTGACCATTCGATGTTTTCTTCAGCTCATTCAGCAAGAAAAGATTCAAGATTTAAATCTCGTGTTAGTTGGGGCAAAAGGTTGGAAGTATGACAAAATTTTTGCGGAAATCTCTAAAAACCCTGTCTTAAAAGACCGCATTATTACCACAGGCTACGTTGCTGATGAAGACTTGGCGGCTCTCTATAGTGGTGCGATCGCTTTTGTTTATCCCTCATTCTATGAAGGATTTGGTCTACCTCCCTTGGAAGCCATGCAATGTGGTGTTCCTGTCATTACCTCCAATACCTCTTCGTTACCTGAAGTGGTTGGTGATGCGGGAATCACCCTTGACCCCAAAGACGCTGATGGGCTCTGTCATAGCTTGCTTGAACTTTACAACCAGCCCGGATTGCGAAAGTCCATGTCATACAAATCTCTGGAGCAGGCAAAAAAATTTAGTTGGGAAAAATGTACTCAACAAACACTTGCTGCTTACAAAACCGCTCTATCCGCTTAAGTTTTCAACTGCCATGAATATTTGAAATAGAAAATAATGAAAATTCTTTACGATATATCATTACTTGGAATAGGCCATTACGATCCTGTCAATCGAACCGGAACGTTTAGAGTTGTTGAAAATATGGCATGCGGGCTGGCAAGTTTAAAAGACATCAATTTAAAATTTTGTGTCAGTCAAAATTTACCAGTGCTGGTAGAATGCCTGGATTATTTGACATATAATAAAAAACTCTTAAAAAAAACTCTTGCCTATTCAAAGCCACAAGAATTTATTGCGAGACAACTGTACAACTATAATATTAAGCTGAGTAAATCACACGATACACTACCGCTTAAAGTTCTCAAAAAATTTTATAGAATAGCCAATAGACTAGCTGAAAAACACATACATCCCCTCAATGCTAAACTTTTACAAAATGCAGATGTTTTTCACTCTCCTTGCTTTGCCCTAACTTCTCAAGTAAAAGAATCTAAAAATGTTAAAAAGTTTTTGACAGTTCACGATTTAATCCCCATTTTATATCCAAATTTATTTGAACACAATAATGAGGAATATTTAAAGAAAATCTTAAACAGTATTGATTCTGAAGATTATGTGACTTGTGTATCAAACTCAACCAAGAATGATTTATGTAACTATTTAAAAAACATTGACCCCGAACGAGTATTTGTGACCCATTTGGCTGCTGCACCTGATGTTTTCTATCCTTGTTCGAATTCAGAAAAACTTGTCGGTATCCGCAATAAATATCATATTCCTAATGCTGCGTACATTCTCAGCCTCTGTACTTTAGAACCTCGAAAAAATATTGACCACGTTATTCGCTGTTTTGCAAAGCTGATTCAAGAACAAAATATTAAAGATCTATATCTTATCTTAGTAGGTACTAAAGGGTGGAGTTACAACAAGATTTTTGAAGAAGTTGCCAACTTTCCTTTAGCAAAGGAACGTGTCATTCTAACTGGATATGTAGCTGATGAAGACCTAGCTGCACTTTACAGTGGCGCACTTGCTTTCACGTACCTTTCTTTTTACGAAGGATTTGGTCTACCACCACTAGAGGCTATGCAATGTGGTGTCCCAGTTATTAGTTCAAATACCTCTTCCCTACCTGAAGTTGTAGGGGATGCAGCTATTATGCTTGACCCTTTGGATGTAGATGGGCTTTGTCAGAGCATATTAGAGATCTATAACAATTCATCTTTAAGAGAAACAATGTCTTTGAAATCAATCGAGCAAGCAAAACGTTTTAGTTGGGAGAGATGCGCTCGAGAAACTGTAAAAGCTTACAAGAAAGCTGTAGCTGTTTAGATTATATTAGTTAACTCATCTAGGCAAACAAGTTTCTTTAAATTTTAGGAGTTAAGATGACAATTCGAGTAGCTTATGACATAACTTGCTTGTTGATTGAAGCAAAACACATCGATAGGAAGAGTGGAGTTTACAGAGTTACTGAAGAGGTAATGGATGAACTCAATAAAAGAGATGATATTGAACTATCATTAGTCAAAATATGTGCGGATAATTCTTTATTTAATGCTCTTGATTTTTCTTGTTATTTAAAAAATGAACCTTATTTAAATACCTATAAAACGACCGATCTTTTGAAGAGCCTACAATTTATTGAAGTCTCACGACGAAATATATCCCATTTTTCGTCTGAAGAATTTCAAAGAATGCCAAAGTTTTACCAAAAGCCATCATCATTAGAGGAATTTTAAACTTCTAAGAAAGTTTGATGCATATATTTCTTTTGATAAGAATAACTTTGATATTATTCATTCCCCTTATCATAAATTACCTTCTGAAGAATTGACTAAAGGTGTACCTAGAGTTATTACTGTCCATGACATTATTCCCATCATTATGCCTGAAATGGTCAATCCAATTCTCATTCCTTATTTTCAGGAAGTCCTTAACAGTATAAACCACCATCAAGATTGGGTCGTATGTAACTCTGAATACACCAAGCAAGAGTTTTGCGAATACACGGGAATGCCACTTGAACGCACGTTCGTCACTCCACTAGCGGCGACCGATCGCTTTTATCGAGTGACTGACTCTGCTCGGATAGATACCGCTCGTCAGCGCTATGGTATTCCTGATGGTGATTACTTTTTAAGTCTTGGGACTCAACTCGAACCTCGCAAAAATCTAGCTCATCTAATTCGTTGTTTCTTGCGGTTATTATCCGAGCAACCCAATCTCAATATTAATTTGGTTTTAGTCGGCTCGCAACGCTTTCAATCTGTTGAAACTATCGATCGCCTTTTTCCTCAATTCAGTTCCAGAGTGCTGTTTACTGGATACGTTGCTGATGAAGATTTAAGCGCCATCTATAGCGGTGCGACGGCTTTTATTTACCCTTCTCTTTACGAAGGTTTTGGTTTACCTCTCTTAGAAGCCATGCGCTGCGGTACTCCTGTTATCGCTTCCAATACAACATCCTTACCAGAGGTTGTAGGTGATGCAGGTATCTTGGTCGATCCAAAAGATGAAGATGCTCTTTGTCAGGCGATGCTCGACTTGCTGAGAGACAGTCACTTAGTTCAAGAACTCCGTCAAAAAGGTTTTGCGCGATCGCAAAATTTTAGTTGGTCAAAATGTGCTGCTGATACCGCAAAAGTCTATAAACGAATTGTCAACCATCAATGATTTAATTTAATATAAGACACAGATATGAAACTGAACGTGTTTAAGTTGTGTTTGAATTAAAGTTCAATAAATCCTATCGGTGCTATCACACCTGTTGATAACGGTGAACAATTTATAGAGATATACATCAAAAATATTATCACTCAAGTATATCTCAATGCAAACACATTTTTGTAGGTGGAGGTTTAAAAGACAGAACCGTAAAAATTTTCATTTCATATAGGGCTTTATCAAATATGTCTGTCAACCCAAAAGTATCTATTATCACTCCTGCTTACAACACCAGTCGCTATATAAAAAAAGCAATAGAATCAGCCTTAGCTCAAGTCGAGCAGAATATTGAAGTGATTGTAGTAGATGATGCTTCCACGGACAATACAGTAGAAGTTGTCAGTAGCTTTTCCGATCCTCGCATCAAACTTTTAGTAAATGAATCACATCAGGGACCGAGCTACTCCAGAAATCGTGCATTAAAAGAGGCAAAAGGTGAATGGATTGCCTTACTTGATTCTGATGATTGGTATGCGCCCAAAAGATTGGAAAGGCTTTTACAGGTAGCTGAGAAGGAAAATGCTGACTTTGTTGCTGATGATTTGTATTTAATTCCAGAAGGGGAAGATACTCCTTGGAGCATAACAGTTTTTCAAAAAAATAGAATACACTTAGACAAGCCGAAACAAATCGATCTGATTTACTTTGTAGAGCGATACCTTAGTATTACAAAACCTCTCATCAAGCTAAACTTTCTAATTCAGCAAAATCTAAAATTTAATGAATCTTTGAAATACGAAGAAGATTTCGTTCTCTTTTTCTTCTGTCTGTTAAAGGGTTGTCGTTTTATTATACTACCAGAACCCTATTATTTCTATCAAATCCGTATTAACTCCTTAATGAAGGAATACGTTGATTTCTACGAGCAAGCCTGTAAAACAAATTTGTCTCTTTTACAGCAAGAGTTTACTCAAGAAAACCCACAACTAAAACGGACTTTATTAAAACGTTTGAAAACTATGAAGCAAATTAGAGCTTTTTACCGAGTCAGACAGGCATTTAAAGAAGGTGGATTTTTAACTGCATTGATTAAGGCTATACTAAACCCTAATTTTTTACCTGTGCTATGGGAAAAGTTACCAGGAATGTTTAGATACTACTTTTTCTATCGCTGGAATACCAATTTATCTAAGTAGTACAAATCCTCTCTTCCCACAATTCCGTCTCGAATTTCCTACATTAAGTAAAAGGAAGGAAGCCCATGCAGGTTATTAGTCGAGTTCAATTTCCTCAAACAGTTGAAACATCTGACTTATACTTCAAGCTCGATACACACACATCCATCAATCTTTCTACTGGAGAAAATCTCATTACTCTACGTAAAGGCAGTGTTCTATCTTTTAACACTTACTTTAACTCAATTTACGAAAAATTCTACACAAAATATACAAATCTTAGTTTACTCTATTACTTACTAAAACTCGAAGGTGATTTTGAGATTCTTGCTTATCGAGAAACAGATGCAAATACCCAAGAAGTCATCTTAAATGAAAAAATTGAGCGCTGTCAACTATCAGAAAGCGTAAAAATATTACTGCCAGAACTCAAACCGAACCAAGAAGCCGCTCGAATTTATCTAGAAATTACTTGTCTCAGCGAACGAGGTTTATTTGCTGAAGGGTTAGTTGTCACAGAACAAGAAAAGTTTAGAGATGTGTCATTGGCTATTATCACTTGTACTTTCAAAAAAGAAGTCTATGTAAAGAAAACCGTTAATACTATTCTGCAAAATAGTTTTTTAAAAGATAAAAAATTTAAAGTTTTTGTAGTCGATAATGGAAAAACTCTAAACACTAGTGAATTTGAAGACTTTAGAGTTAGACTGATTTCCAATCGAAACGTTGGTGGAAGTGGTGGTTTTACTAAAGGTCTCATTGAGGCGTTACAAGAAGGTAACTATACTCATTTCCTATTTATGGATGATGATATAGAGTTAGAAAGTGAATCTATTTACAGGCTTTTCACTTTGTATGAGTATGCAAATCAAGATTTTGCAATTTCTGGTAGTATGTTGGATTTAAATAGAAAACATATTTTGTATGAAGCTGGAGCAATATATAATAAATCCATCAATCACAAAGGAAAAATTGAACAAAATCAATACACCGGTTATCCTTTAAAGCACGACCTAGATTTACGCACCACTAAAACCCTAAATGCCCTTTTGTCAGAAGACAACATAGATTATGGAGGATTTTGGTTTTTTGCTTTTTCTAAGGAAATCGTTGAAAAAATTGGATTACCTCTGCCATTGTTTATTAAAATAGATGACATGGAATTTGGTTTAAGAATTAACGAATATTTGAAAAATGGCATAGTTGCTTTTCCTTCTATAGCAGTTTGGCACGAACCCTTTTATGCCAAAAGACCAATTTGGGATTTTTACTATTACACTCGCAATCACTTAATAGCAAATTCCATTCACAGTTCATTTGAATATATTAAGACAGTTAAAAAATTTACGCGCTGTCTGCTTTATTACTTGTTTATCTTTGATTACAACACTGCAGAAATGGTAGTCAAAGGTTTTGAAGATTACATGCAAGGTCCAAATTTCATTAGAAGTAACGACCCAGAGATCTTACATTCTCAGATTTTTGAATTTAGTAAAAGTTATAAAAATCAAACTCTACTAGATTCTAGTTCAATTATCGGAAATCATACAAGAAGTAAAATTGGCATTCTACAGAAAGTTATTAGTTTATTAACACTCAACGGTCATTTACTACCACAGTTTCTCATTGCAGATCGAAGCACTATTATTCGAGATGGCGTGAAAGAACGTGAATCAATTTGTAAAGGATTTGCCAAAAAAAGAATTATTTATCTTTTAGAAACAAGTCCTACTTCTTATCAATACGAATTAGACCAAAAAGCAGGTCTCAATATTTTATTAAAATGGGTTAGTTTGGTTGTCAGACATTCTTCCAAATGGTCTAGTGTCAATGCAGAGTGGAAAAAAGCCTTTAGCGATTTCACCACTATGCGATTTTGGCAGAATTACCTTGAACCACAGAAGTAATACGATTTGGGATTTTAAATTTTGAATTCATCCAAATTAAGACAAGGAGAGATGCTATGAGAGTAGATTGGTTGGTTGTGGGGGCTGGATATTCTGCGTGTGTTCTTGCTGAAAGAATTGCTAACGAGTTAGGACAACGAGTCCTGATTGTAGAAAAACGAGACCATATCGGTGGTAATGCTTATGACTATTACAACGAACATGGCATTTTGGTACACAAATACGGTCCTCATATTTTTCACACAAAATCTAAGAAAGTCTGGGATTATCTCTCTGAGTTCACTGAATGGCGACCTTATTACCACCACGTACTTGCTGTTGTGGAAGGTAAGAAAGTTCCCTTACCCTTTAATTTAAATACGCTCTACGCTCTCTTTCCTCCTCGCTACGCTGAAAAGTTAGAGGAACAGCTTTTAGAACACTTTGGTTTTGGAGTCAAAGTGCCAATTCTTAAGTTGCGGGAAACGGCTATTGGAGATTTGGAGTTTCTTGCTAACTACATTTATGAAAATATCTTTGCTCGTTACACAGCCAAGCAGTGGGAACTCAAACCAGAAGATCTCGATCGCGGAGTTACCGGACGCGTTCCAGTTTACATCAGTCGCGACAACCGCTACTTCCAAGATCCATACCAAGCAATGCCAAAACACGGTTACACGGAAATGTTCCGCCGCATGCTGGCTCACCCTAATATCAAGATACTTTTGAATGCCGACTATCGTGAAGTTATTAACGACATCAAATTCAACCGGATGGTTTATACAGGTCCCATTGATACCTTCTTTGATTATATGTACGGTGAGCTACCTTACCGCAGCTTGCGCTTTCACTTTGAGACCCTAGACCAAGAGCAATACCAAGAAGTCGGTACAGTGAACTACCCTAACGACTACGATATTACCCGTATTACCGAGCAAAAGTATTTATCGGGGCAAACGTCACCCAAAACTACATTGGTTATGGAGTATCCTCAAGCTTATGTACCGGGTAAAAACGATCCTTATTACCCGATTCCGCGTGAGGAAAATCGCGAGCGTTATGACCTCTATCTCAAAGAAGTGCAAAAGCTCAAAGGTACAGTCATTTTTGCCGGACGGCTGGCTGAATACAAATACTATGATATGGATCAAGCAGCATTACGCGCCTTGAGCTTGTTTGAGAAAGAAGTCGCAGTTGGAGATTTAGTTGGAGTACAGGCATAACATTTAGTTTGTAGTAGCGCTGTCTTCGCGCTGAGTGCTACTACGATCTAAGTAAACTGAATGTAGCGATTTTACTTGAGGAAGTCGATAAGCGTGTCTGACAAAGTGATTCAAGTGGAAAACTTAAGCAAAAAGTATATTCTGGGTCACCAGCACGAAGGTTCTCAGTACAAAACTTTCCGCGATTTTATTACCAATGGCGCAAGAGTACTGAGTCAAAAATTGCTGAACCCCTCGCAAGAGATGTTCGATTTAGCCCGTGAAGAGTTTTGGGCTTTAAAGGATATATCTTTTGAAATTAACCAAGGCGATCGCGTTGGAATTATAGGTCGAAATGGTGCAGGAAAATCAACACTACTAAAAATTCTGAGTCGGATTACAGAACCGACACGAGGAACTGTCCGAATTAAAGGTCGAGTTGCTAGTTTATTGGAGGTTGGAACCGGTTTTCATCTAGAACTAACTGGTAAAGAAAATATTTTTTTGAACGGAGCCATACTGGGAATGAGCAAGGCAGAAATTCAACACAAGTTTGATGAAATTGTTGCCTTTGCAGAAGTTGAACAGTTTTTAGATACGCCAGTGAAACGTTATTCATCAGGAATGTACGTGCGCTTGGCGTTTGCCGTTGCAGCCCATTTAGAACCAGAAATACTGATCGTCGATGAAGTGCTAGCAGTCGGAGATACACAGTTTCAAAAGAAGTGTTTGGGAAAAATGGAGGATGTATCAGCTAAGGAGGGAAGGACAGTTTTATTTGTCAGCCATAGTATGAATGCGGTAGAGTCGCTTTGCAATCGAGGGATTGTGCTTGAGTCTGGCAAATTGTATGCAGACAGTGGAGCACAAGAGGCGATTGGGGCTTATTTAGAAAAAACTCACAAACTCATGTATGAAACTTCTCTAGCTGAACGAACAGATCGCAAAGGTTGTGGTAAAGTCAGAGCAATTAGCTTCAAAATATTAGATACAGAAGGAAACGAAGTTAATATCTTACAGTCAGGTAAAGATTATTATTTTGTAGTTGGCTACGTAAACAATACAAGATACCCTCTGAGTAATGTTGTTTTTAGCTTTGATTTTTTAGATGAGAAAGGTAACACGATTTTATTGTTTCGGACTAATTTTACTAATGATAATATAACTGTGGAGCCTGATGCTGGTTATGTAAGATGTAAAGTCAATAATTTTCCACTTGCCAATGGTTCTTACCACTTTTTGATTTTTCTTTCTCATGGCGAGCATGAAATATTAGATTGGCTTGAAGATGCTGCAACTATTAAGGTAGAAGGAGGAGACTTTTTTGGAACTGGAAATCCTGGATTGCCAACCCATTGTAAGATTTTAGCAAAAGCTGAATGGTCTACCCTGCACTATCCCCAACTTCTTAAAGAGGTCGGAGGTCTAGACTAGAATTTCAAAAATTTCATGGGATTCCAAATAAAATTATCTTCAACACCAGGAGACATACCGATCCAGGATATATGGAACCATTAGCTGAATTTCTTCTGTTGATACCACAAAAAGGCTATGCAGGCAACTCCTATTGGGTATATGCTGTTCTTGAAAAAGATGAAGTACCTTTTAATACTAAAGAAGCAATGAGACATTTAGCTTAGTATAAAATATGTCATACTCTAGGCTAACGTGGATCGATCCGAGCTACTGAGCGGATAACAAACTATATCAAAGGTATTTTTTCTATATTGGACGAATTTGAGGCTATTCAACACTTCTTGAGGAGCACGCTACCGATGTTCTCATTTGAAACATACTCATGAGTTTTTATTTTTTCTTCGAGAAAAAATTAATATATGTTTATATTCTATAAAGCTTACTGGCTCTGGGTTTGAGAGTCCAAGAATCTTCAAACTAAACTGGAGTTTTTTCTTTACATCGGTAATTACGGTTGCCATTGCGATCGTTCACCTTTAATCTATACCAGTTAGGCGAGTGGTGCTGTGTTCTCTGTGGCAAACAATGAGTTTTGTTTGTCTGACTAAGGCTGATTTGTACAGCGCCTAATATCCTGTCAAATTAATTGTTCAGGGTTGAGCCTCTACCACATTTGGAGTACGAGAACTCACCAAGTGTGAGTTTCAACAAACCATGAGTTCAGTAAAAGAGGCAAATGATTATTTTTGACCCTATTACCGTTACCGTTATTAGCCATGTGCTTAGTAGTACCGCCGCAATCAGCTTTAGCAGCCAAAATCCATCCAGCTTAAGCGTGACAGAAGGTACCAAGAATCTCATCACAGCTCAAGCAACCCCAGCGACCTCAAACAACAACTGCGGTCCCGGTCAACCACGTGATAAGCACGTGTGGCCTTTTGCCTGTGACAGTATTTGGAATGTACCAATTGGCTCAAACGCAAATTACGTTGATGCTTATATTGGTTCAAAAGGCGCTGGAGTTGACACTGACTGGTTTGTCGTGACTAAAGAGACCGACCAATTGCAAAATGTTTATATGGTAGGTGGTTGGGACAGCAATCGCTGTAGCGGTACTGTACCCCAGGAACAG
It encodes the following:
- the glf gene encoding UDP-galactopyranose mutase, which gives rise to MRVDWLVVGAGYSACVLAERIANELGQRVLIVEKRDHIGGNAYDYYNEHGILVHKYGPHIFHTKSKKVWDYLSEFTEWRPYYHHVLAVVEGKKVPLPFNLNTLYALFPPRYAEKLEEQLLEHFGFGVKVPILKLRETAIGDLEFLANYIYENIFARYTAKQWELKPEDLDRGVTGRVPVYISRDNRYFQDPYQAMPKHGYTEMFRRMLAHPNIKILLNADYREVINDIKFNRMVYTGPIDTFFDYMYGELPYRSLRFHFETLDQEQYQEVGTVNYPNDYDITRITEQKYLSGQTSPKTTLVMEYPQAYVPGKNDPYYPIPREENRERYDLYLKEVQKLKGTVIFAGRLAEYKYYDMDQAALRALSLFEKEVAVGDLVGVQA
- a CDS encoding ABC transporter ATP-binding protein, with protein sequence MSDKVIQVENLSKKYILGHQHEGSQYKTFRDFITNGARVLSQKLLNPSQEMFDLAREEFWALKDISFEINQGDRVGIIGRNGAGKSTLLKILSRITEPTRGTVRIKGRVASLLEVGTGFHLELTGKENIFLNGAILGMSKAEIQHKFDEIVAFAEVEQFLDTPVKRYSSGMYVRLAFAVAAHLEPEILIVDEVLAVGDTQFQKKCLGKMEDVSAKEGRTVLFVSHSMNAVESLCNRGIVLESGKLYADSGAQEAIGAYLEKTHKLMYETSLAERTDRKGCGKVRAISFKILDTEGNEVNILQSGKDYYFVVGYVNNTRYPLSNVVFSFDFLDEKGNTILLFRTNFTNDNITVEPDAGYVRCKVNNFPLANGSYHFLIFLSHGEHEILDWLEDAATIKVEGGDFFGTGNPGLPTHCKILAKAEWSTLHYPQLLKEVGGLD